The following DNA comes from Spartinivicinus poritis.
TAAACCAAGACACCATTATCGCAACCATCGTAATCGCCATTACCGCCCACGGCATGGCTATTATGAACAACGTCGTTACCACCAGCCCAGGCGCTATTATCGTGAGCCAAGTGGGGTTGTTTATTATCGGTCAAAGAATCATGATCGATATTCCGTAAAGCAGTACCGTGGTGGTGGGGTCTATAAAGGAAAAACCATTCGCTATTTGCCTAATGGTACTGTGATTGAAAAACGCCGGTATTATCGATACTAATATTATAATCGTTACTCAATAAAACCTCCCATTTTGACTCTGTCAACTTGGGAGGTTTTACTATTATACCCTTCCCGAAGGACTTTAATTGATAAAAAGAATGCTGGCTGGAACTCATCGCTCGACGGCCTCACCTAAAAATCCTACGCTTTGGGTATGTTTTTTGATTGTTAGGGCGAGTGAGGATCAATCAGCAACATCTATTAAATCACTATTTTTCAAGTGGCCTTTACGAGCTGGCATGGCAATGAGTGCACCTACAACAATTGCGATACAGGCAAATAATACATTGATTGTGGCTGTCGCTTGATTAAATAGAATTAAAATAATGGTTGATATCAGTGGGGTACTATAGGCAATTACGCTTAATAATTGCAAATTACCATGTTTTACTCCGTGATCCCAGGTAAAAAAGGCGATTCCAATTGGGCCAATACCTAAACCAATAATACTCAGCCATTGAAGTAAATTTAGTTGCCAGTTTGCTTCTTCTAACAATAAGTGAAAAAGGGTTGCTAGCAATGCAACACAGCCACAAAATAACCCCACAGTATCCGTTGGTACATTTTTAATAAATCGACTGGCAACTGAATAGCCTGACCATATTAAGGCACACCCAAACGCAGCAATATAGCCAATACTGTATTGTAAATTTAGGCTGGCGTTATTATTACTAATTAATAACCAGCAGCCAATCAAGGCAACAATTGCACCTATGATATATCGTTTTAATAATGTTTCATTGGGTAATAGTGAGGAAAATAATACGATAAACAAAGGCCATAAATAGCTTATTAAACTGACATCGACTATCGGTGCATTTTTAATCGCAAAAAAATAACATAAATGAAAACCAAATAACCCTCCAACCCCTATAAACCAAGCTAAGGGCGGTTGTTTAATCATACTGATTAAAGGTTGCTTGCAAATAGCCCACTTGGTGAGCATGAGTAAAAATGCAATACCAAAGGTTAGCGCCAATAATTGAAAAGGGGGAACAGGGCCCGCTAATTGTGACAATAGTGCTAAGGTTCCCCATAAAATTATTGACATTGAGCCAACAATGGTCGATTGCCATTGAGTGAGTTGCATATAAAAACTACCTGATTCGCTTGAAGGTGTAGAGTTACCCTCTAGACTATGCCAAGCAAGCTGGGTTTGTCTTTGCCGAAAAGGTGTTTTACTTTGCTGGTATGGTGAGATAACAATATATTTGGGCTAGCGGTAGTAACGAGGCGCATGACCAAAGTACCGACGAAAACGGTCACTAAAAGCCGATAAATTACCATAACCCACGGATTCCGCTATTTTTTGTATGGTCAAATTGGATGTTCTCAATAGGTGTTGAGCCTGTTTCATCCGTCGTTGAAGCTGGTAATGAAGCGGGGGTAAGCCATAAGCTTTTTTGAATACGGTTGATAATTGTCTAGGGCTGAGGTGAACCAGTGCTGCGAGCTGCCCAAGTGTGAGATTTTCAGCATAGTGGGAGTCAATGTATTCTTTCACCAGGGTAGCCCTAGCATCAATTTTGAATAAACCACTACTTCCTTGCTCGTGTAGTAACTGTATCAGTA
Coding sequences within:
- a CDS encoding DMT family transporter, giving the protein MQLTQWQSTIVGSMSIILWGTLALLSQLAGPVPPFQLLALTFGIAFLLMLTKWAICKQPLISMIKQPPLAWFIGVGGLFGFHLCYFFAIKNAPIVDVSLISYLWPLFIVLFSSLLPNETLLKRYIIGAIVALIGCWLLISNNNASLNLQYSIGYIAAFGCALIWSGYSVASRFIKNVPTDTVGLFCGCVALLATLFHLLLEEANWQLNLLQWLSIIGLGIGPIGIAFFTWDHGVKHGNLQLLSVIAYSTPLISTIILILFNQATATINVLFACIAIVVGALIAMPARKGHLKNSDLIDVAD